The genomic stretch ttaattaagacctggatgatgggaaaatacaaaaattaccTGGATCCAAAACACCTATGGCCTTAAGGATTTTTTGAATGTAAGAATTCAATCCCCAGTGTTTCCTGTAGTGGGGTGcacttaagctttgtatatgccttgctcatgccctataataggctagaaaatgaatgaatggcttggataaaacacatacatcatggtggggaccacaaggCTTTGACATCGGCTACCTGACTGGATTGGAaatgggcccacctagctttGGGTTTGGTTTGGCTTGATCTTCATGCACATGGCTTGTTGGTTGGATGCGGGCCTAAGGACCATGCATGTCCTAGCGCGACTAGCTTGGCATTGGTGAGTGAGATCCGGAGTTCCTAGCTTGAGCCTGACTTGGGTCATGCAGGGCATGGACCTTGATTCATGGGCTAGACTTGGGCATGATATAGGCTAGCCCATTTTAGATGCTAGCACATGGGCTGCTCGAACCATGGTTTTATGACTTGGATGAGCCCGATGAGATTCGTCCAAGTCAGCTCGAACTTGGTCCGACTTGATCCAGTAAGCCAGGTTTGGTCCGAGTCGATTCAGGTCGTGCAGGAAATGACATAGGTCAATTGATCCCTATACTATTTCCTTTTGTGCTATTTGCTGCTTCGAATCTAAGGTATGGTCAAACCATGGTTTCAAGATTAGCAGCTGGATGTTAAATGGATGCCTTCAATTTATGTAGAAATAAGGGACATTGATCAATTGATAGTCATACTCGATTGAACCTCCTTAAAATTAGATAGATTGCTTTCTTGACACTTTGGACATGTTCGATGGATGATCAATAGTAATTTGAAAAATATCTCAAATTCTTTGAAATGTTTTTGGCATGTTAAATTGATCAAACATGCGTCTTTATTGAATCGATGAATGCTCGATCGAAGGCACGTGTGGAAATGCATAAGTGagcaatttatttttaattcagaTTATGATAATATATATCGGGTGCAATTAGTACTAGAGTATTCTAAGTGAATGTTAAAACCTGCCACCTCATGTACTGAAATGATTGTTGAAGCCTAATTTAGGTCATTTTGGGCATTTACACAGGTACGTGGCTAATGGGCTAGACCTGGACATGTTTCACCAGGCCCTTTACTGCTCTAGTTCATAGCCAGACTTGAGCTCATGACCTCAACGTTGAAACACAGGTTGGCTACGGGTTCAAACCCATTACGTTAGTTCATAAATAGGGTTCTCCTATCACGAATGTTCCCTGGACCGAAAATACGGCAAGGGCAAGTGAGAATGGGCAGAATCTAGAGCACCATCAATGCCATGTTCGTTAATTAAGCTGCATTCCTGGGCTGAGCCCAACTATACACTAATCAGACCTATAATTTAGCCCAGATTTGGCCCAATGAGTATAAGAAAagctcaagcccaacccaaatcAAAGTTTCAAAGCCCACAAAAGTAGGCCAGTCCCAAAACAGCTTGGACACTCTTTTCAGTGACACTGCAAGATGCATCAGGAACACAACAAATGCAAGTTGATATGGGCTAGCTGTTGGTACTGTTTCTTTCAATATCCACCTCTTTCATGCATGCCTAGCCCACCTACTCTAAGATGGACCTGCCTGATGAGAAGTACTATCTAGAGACAATGAAACTTAATAATTAAGACAGTTAGAATCTTtagaacttttttttaaaaaaaatttctttctgTTTTTGAGGGTGTGCACGCGCACGCACACCTTCCAGATCAACAGGCAAAGCCATTGATGAATACTTAGATCATAATGGTATTTTTGGAATAGGATATATAAAGTTTTGTTAGGACTGGGTGTCTTAGTACCTAACATTCTCTTTATCTGATAAGCATTTTCTCTCATTATATTTATAATACAATCGCCCTCTGtctaaaacaagaaaaaagaaagaaagaaagaaagaaagaaaaaaaaaaaaagaggaagaagaagaaaacatctTCCCTGTAGATTCAACACTAAACAATATATATCTAGAGCTTCTTAAGAAAAATACCAAGCAGTTTTATTTTATGTCGGAATCTTCTTCAATGTTACTACTAATCTAATCTCAGTAGTTACTGAGGTAAGATGAACCCTCACCTAACAATAGGGGCCTATTTTGTCTCTGTCGGTGAATCCCAACTTCCAGATATAAGTCTCTAATTGCATGCATTTCCATGACAACATCTCTCATCTTCATTCGTTCATTTGGCGATTCTGCAGAACATGATACACCAACGCTGACCAATGAAACCAAGCAATCATGTGTTCTATTTCTCAAATTGTTATGATTTTCATTGTCTTGAATAGCTTCAGCATCTGCTACGAGAAGTCTTGGATCTATAATCTCCATTACTTGTTCTAGAAAAGCTGACTTTGCAAAGTGATGAAGGCTCTGATTGTccttaaacatgtcatcagttggccTCTTTCCAGTGATCATCTCAAGTAGAAGGATCCCATAACTGTATACATCTCCATGTGTGGACGCCTTACCGCCCATCCCGTACTCTACGATTTACAAATATCACATATTTGAATGTTAGGCATCTatttaaagaaagataaaaaTAGTGGTTAGATATTGAGAGGGAGAAAGGAAATATTTCATTTAAATACTTAACATTAATTTCTGCCTTTTCCAAAGTTTAGAATATCTGAGAATAATGAATTCTGCTAAACATATTTCTTCAATCTTTGTATTATGAGCATATGGTTTGTCCTAACAAATAATCTTAAGAAAATATCCTATAAATAGGACAAAAATCTACTATTTTCACACATACACACAGAGACAAACAGTGTATCACGGATAGAGAAATAATCTACCAACAGTTATTGGTTCCTTATTAGAGTGTGaatccatgtggggtccaatcTACTCAACATAATCATCGTGTACCCTTGGATAAGAGAGTCTACCAAGAATTGTTGAGGCCCGTCAAATCACCTTGACCAGATGATCGCCACCATTCACATAAGTGCATTCTGTCAATCGCATGATCTCCCAATCATAGTTATTTTTGGGTCATGTACGATCAAaggggattattattattattataataagtGAGACCACTTGGTCCCAAGAGAAAAAGCCATACTTTCAATTTCTAACTGACCGTGGCTTATCATCACTAATGTATGTAAAAATATACCATTGAGTAGCAGCCTCTAAGACTGTCCAACAATCAACcagaatttttctgaaatttctcaaTAGGATTCAACATATGTTATAATTGGCATCAACAAACTCTATTAcaaacaaatttaagacattaaataactatatatatatatatatatagacatacTAATTTACATAAAAATATCCATCGATTAGATTATTTAATTTATGCAAATCCTTATTAACAAGCTTCACCATAATATTATTATATGGAAATTACCAATCATTTTGCAAGATGAATGAATTAAAATAATGGATTGAAAACCTTACCTGGAGGAATATAGCCAATCGATCCCTTAATCCCAGATGTGGTAGTTTGATTTTGGGAGAAACCTTCTGCAGCTTCGGAGAGGAACCTTGTTAAACCAAAGTCACCCACGTGGGCAACCATATCATCATCGAGAAGAACATTGCTTGGTTTTAGGTCTCGATGAACAATTGGTATTCTGGAATGATGATGAAGATAATCTAATGCCGAAGCCACATCAATGGCTATATTTAGCCTCTGGGTAAGATTCAAACTCCTCGGTTGTTCATCTACATTTGGATGCAACCACTTCTCCAGACTACCATTAGGCATGTAGTCAAACACTAGagctttgaaatcattgccattaAAATCAATGCTCGAGCAAACCGTTAAGATCTTGACAAGATTTCGATGCCGGATGTTTCTTAATGCTTCGCATTCAGCTGCAAAACTCTTAAAAGCTCCTTGCTGTAGGAGGTTGAATACCTTCACTGCAACAAGTGTTTCAAAGCATTCTAGAATTCCTTTATATACAGAACCAAAACCTCCCACACCAATTAAATTAGCTGAAGAAAACCCATCTGTTGCGTGAAGGAGATCTGCATAAGAAACTTGTAACCACTGATTCTGTGTGGAAGATGGAGAAGAAGCTTTCTTTGGAGAATTTCTTCTCCAATAAAGAGCTGCAATGATACACGACAGGAGAAACAAAGATAAAACCACGGTAATGACTGTGACTTTTACTCTGGAAGCAAGAGGCTTTCCTCTTTTCTTAGAAGCTTGCTTAGGGCACCCTGGCAATTGTAGTTCTGGTATACCTCCACAGAGTTTGCTATTTCCGTCAACTGAAATTACGCTGGCATTTCTAAAGATTCCTCCTTTTGGCACTTCACCCTCGAAATTATTAAAAGACAAATCCAAAAACTGTAAGAAATGAAATTCTTCGAAATACATTGGAATCTGCCCAGACAAGTTATTGCGCGAAAGATCTAGCCCTTTGATACCTTTTAAATTCTTTAGAGACTCTGGAATGGTTCCTTGAAACAAGTTTCCATTCATATAAAGCACCTCCATGCTTTGACACTTTCCCAACGTATCTGGAATTTCACCTGATAGTTTGTTCTCTGAGATGTCCATTTCGctaatattttctaagttatcaacTTCCAGCAGGAGAGACCCAGTGAATGAGTTATGAGACATGTTGATAAAAGCTGCGCCAACTTGTTTGAATATGGTACCATTGAGTTTATTTTCAGAAATGACCAATTCTTCCATAAATGcccaatttctaaaactagatggTATGCTTCCATGGAAATCATTTCCATCCAACTGGAGAATGCTTAATCGAGTGATGTTGCCAATTGAATGCGGGATTTGCCCTGAAAATTTATTTCGACGGAAACTCAGGGCTTGCAACTGGTTAAGCTTCCCAATAGCATCTGGAAGACTACCCTTGAAGGAATTCTCGTCCAGACCCAAAGCATACAAGTTGATGAGATTGCCGATTCCCTTGGGAATGATTCCAAATATCTTGTTTTCTCCTAAACTCAGTATGGTTAGTTGTGTCGAGAGATTAGCAATGGAGCCAGGCAACTCACCAGAGAGATTATTAGAACTTGCACCTATGATTTTTAAATTGGTGCAGTTGGTCAGTGAAGTGAGAAATCTTAGGTCATCACCCTTCCTACTTCCAATCTGATTACTCTCAATATTGAAGCGTTTGAGACTCAAAAGACTTCCTACATTCATAGGCACGGGTACACTAAAACTGTTGGAGCTAAAATCAGTAAGTTTGAGACTTGAAGCATTGGACAATGAAATTGGCAGTTTTCCGGTGAATTGGTTACTACCTACAAGAATCCCACGCAGGTGTGGAAACAAAAGGCCTAGGTTGGGCGGAATGCTTCCATGTAGCTGGTTAGATGCCACGTTAAATTCTTGGATGGATGAGAGATTATAAATCGATGGTGGAATCATACCTGATAACTGATTTGCAGCTATTCGAAAAGTGATAATGCCTGCCAATTGACCAAGCTGGTTTGGAATTTGCCCGTCGAAATTGTTAGATCTTAGATCAAGAGTCAAGCCCAATGAAGGTGGGATGCTTCCTCTCATATCATTTTTTGAGACAGAAAGGAAAATGAGCTTCGACAAAGAGCCAAGCTCAGTAGGAAGTTTTCCGTCCAACTGATTCCGATCGAGGCTAATGGCTACGAGTTCTGGACAGTGgctcagattggatggaatttcTCCTTGGAGTGAATTATCAGTCAGGTTGAGAATCTGAAGACGGAACAAACGGCCGATTTCTTGAGGGATTTTGCCTTGGAATTTGTTGGTGGAGAGATCGATTCTTCTCAGGAAAGAGAGATTTCCAATGTGAGGTGATACGTGGCCCACCAAGCTGCGGTCGGTGAGATTTAAGATGGTGACCCTCTGATGATGGCGGCGACTGCAGGTGACTCCCTCCCATTTGCAGAAATGGAGAGAATCGTTCCATGAGCTCAAGACTCTGAGAGAATCTTCGGTAATACCATATTTGAATGCGAGCAATGCGAGTCGATCCGTCTCATTTTTCAATGTAAATACCGAGGGTGACCAGGAGTTGATGGAGGAGAGTAGGATTGCATGGAAGAGGGTAAATGACCAAAATACACAAAGATTCGAATGTGGGAACTCCATTATGTGGATAGGAGAtgggatgaagaagaagaaaatacacAAATGCAGCGATCAGCTGTATTCACGTACGCTATTTGTGgcggagtccggatcctctgcaaAGCTTACAGGTTTAAGCCGGACTTCAGTCGTGACACCAACAGTAACTGCCACGTACTGGTCGGTGCTGAAAAAGCTCccaacagtgatgtatgtgttttatatttcCACTCCCTTTTTCAAGCTCATATTATAGTGCgagccaaataaaaaattaaaaaatccaagGCCAACCACACCAGGACaggaaaagtagtgattgaacgccccaGTATTAAAAACTTACAATAGGCctctataatatttattttccatccaacctattgattaggtcagtACACAGATCCACAACTTTTGTGGCCTaagaaaaattttctaaatgtgggcattcaatccccactatttcctacggtgtagTCTAGTCTACATAgcatttgaatctacctcatttttaagctcatgctctAGTATAATCTCGAAAATAATCAAGGttgaaaggagtggataaaagACACATGACGGAGGCAAAGGAACTTTTCCCTAttatttgagctaaaaaaatgaagcagatttaaatctAAGGTGTACCATATTGATGATTGAATGCCAATAATAACCTCGTTTCAaggctgaggtcttggtattgattcaccattgattccctagtgggggtggctaactgttAAGTGTATACCGGCCGTGgggtatgtactaacaagctaacccaaaaaaaaaaaaagaatgccaGCAATTTATAACTTCCTAGGCACACAATAATGTTTTTGTAGTTTTTATTTACTGTCCAATCTGTTAAATAGGTCACGCAAACTTGGatgaaagcaaaaaaataaatatccgCTCGGTCCAATACTTTTGTGTCCCAcgctatttcttgtgatgtggtccacttcagagttgaatctgttttaattttgtggctcatgctctaaaatgagctggaaataccAAGAGttagcgtggatatacaatacatgcatcaaggtgggccctactgtcagGACCGCACCTAATTTGCTCCCCCGTGGAAACACGTCCTCCAGGGTCTTTTAGCCCCAAAAAGATAATTTACTTTCCTTCTAACCGTTTCACAACCTTTTCCGTACCTTACATGTGGTACATGGGTatgatgatctagaccatccctTCTATAGGCCACATCATGGATTTAGTTGTTAAACAAAATTAGCATTGGTCGAACAACCCTAATCATTTATTAAAtgggcctcttttttttttttcaccaaatATGAGCCGTTGAtgacttttatttattattttcctttttgtGTATAAGTAATTAGGTTGTCTATGATGGTCATCAGTCAAGGATTTGTGAATGCCCTTAGTCCAGGATTTCATAATTCCTCTTTTGGTCTTTAGTCACCCATGTGCATGCTTTTGACCAAAGAGGTTCGTCCCTTTGTCTAAGCTTTAATCATGAGTATTACAGTATAACGTACGGTGAACcgaatcatgggcattcatgtggaTGTACAAGTCAAGTTTCATGCCTCAAATGATAAGTACaagagcaagccgacaagcattggcgataaaaggtgttcgaggtgggtgaccatgtTATGACCCATCTATACAAGGAGAGGTTTCCGACCGGGACctacaacaagttaaaaaataaaaagattggaccggtactgATCCTTCGAAAAATCAATCACAACGCTTACGTTGTTGGTCTTCCGGATGGCATGAAGATCTCACGTACTTTCAACGTTGTGAACCTAAGCGaatatcatgaaccgaagcaagATGAGAACTCGATGAGGAGTTCTTTTGACGTGGAtggaactgatgtagagcgggtcgtggacactttcatggccaagatggaccagagaaggcccgatcggaggcggaagtgatcaggactattagaaccttaaaacagtcgtatctcgcaaaccggaatgagtttttcaacatacatatatgattttgggggtaggagaagctactttagacaACCAACTCTGCTATGCTAGGTTGCTTACACTGGACTTGTGAGATTCTGTTAAATCGACGATCGAAAggccattttattttcatttttactataaatagtaagttttaattcaatcataactTGATCTTTGAGTTTTAGGATTCGTGCCAACATAAAAAGGGCTtacaaaaattaggaaaataccATGGTTacgccaaattggacacttactatttttgtcaGAAAACCATGAAGTTTAATAGGAATCATGACtatctataaatagcaagttcactatttataataagtcacatttTTCAGGGAGTttagtctaaaactccatcctaagtttgagttcactatttaaaggattgtaaatttttttttatcatcaatcgtttcattttgaatttattacaaattattttatattttcgtccCCGTGGATTCGGGGAATCTCTTTAAGGAGTCTAGGAAGCTAAGTTGGTTCGAAGTATTTATCCTTGAGGAAGGCACCGATCAACCTCATTAGGTCCTTCCCTAAGTCACATACATGAGTGGATCCATAATTTTCTTCTAGTGAGGATCCATTCAAGATGAATTTTTCATGGGAATTTGACCATATTGACCTCGaagtttggtcaaattacctCGGGAGGTACTATGTTCTAGATATCccaagagtggccttctgacaactttTGGATAATGTTTCAGATGAAAATGCTCCTGTCCTTGGTTAAGAAGTCGTACGATCCTGGAGTGAATAAGAAGTAACCTTCTTTTTCAACACCCGAGAAAgtgacggattggctaccccctgccaacagctaatggctggtgctgggtggtctgtgggccccaccaccatgtatgtgtttcatccatgccacccatccttcttgccatgtcattttagggctagggcccaaatatcagctcgatccaatgctcgtgtggcccacataataaaaaataatagtgactgttgaaactttctaaggtcattgtgatgtttgttagaagtgtacACTACCCAtgtcaggactttttaggcccatggcgaGCTGGCTggcaaggtggatggatcggatcaccttATTGtcggccttaagctatggtaccaatggtttagtAGAAGAGGAAGCGAACATGTGgataccacgatccatgcaacatgacaaccacgacccatataacataacaactatgacccatgcaaacaatgacccatatggggggcccacattgatatatgtgtataatccatgccgcccatcctttttgttgtgtcattgtaggggtagggcccaaatattagcctcATCTGGTGCTTGTGTGGGCCaggaaatagaaaataatggtgactgtagaaacttttcaggctcactgtgatgcttgttagaagtggatactacccaagtcaagacttttttggcccacgacgagctagccgacaaggtgaatggatcggatcaccctatTGTGGGGCCTTGAGATATTGTACCAATGGTTTAGTATAAAAAGAAGTGAACACTTGAAattacgatccatacaacatgacaactacaacccatataatacaataactacgacccatgcaaatcaagacccatatgggcccacattgatgtatatgtataatccatgtcgtcccTCCTTTttattgtgtcattttaggggtaaggtcaaatatcaacctgatccagcgCTTGCGTGggccagaaaatagaaaataatattgACTGTCAAAACTTTCTATGCTCActttgatgtttgttagaagtggacactgcccaagttgggactttttgggcccatggcaaactggccgacaaggtggatggatcagatcaccttATCGTGAGCCTTAAGAtatggtactaatggtttggtagaaaaagaagtgaacacgttgcaaaccacgatCCACACAACATGACAGccataacccatataacatggcaactacgacccatgcaaaccacgacccaaatgggcccacattgatgtatgtgtataatccatgccgcccacattaatgcatgtgaataatccatgggcccactgtgatgtttgttagaagtggacactgcccaagttatatgggtctaggttgtcatgttatataggtcgtggttgtcaagttatatgggtcgtggttttcatgggtcatagttgttatgttatatgggtcgtggttgtcatgggtcgtagttgtcatgttatatgggtcgtggttgtcatgttatatgggtcgtggttgtcacgagtCGTAGTATCATgctatataggtcgtggttgatataggtcctggttatcatgttatatgagttgcggttgtcatccgggtcgtggttgtcacgggttGTAGTTAtcacgttatatgggtcgtggttgtcatgttatgtgggtcgtgattgatataggttgtggttgtcatgttatgtgggtcgtagttatatgggtcattgttgtcatccgggtcgtggttgtcacgggtcgtaattatcatgttatatgtgtcgtggttgtatgttatgtgggtcatggttgatataggtcgtggttgtcatgttatatggatcgtagttatcatgggtcGAAGTTGTTACGTTATGTGTGTAGTTCGTTGTTGTAACGTAATAATGGtcgatgttgtcatgttataaggatcgtgggtcctgtcgtgatttatgtgtcgattccaatccatccattggatttaaaatttatttaacgtcttgggccaaaaaatgagttacatccaaaatatttatgccccaaaaagttttcaatggtaggctttcaatttcaatgctttttatggtgtggtccacatgagcctttgatatgcctcatttttgtgctcatcccttaaaatgatctttcaaaatgaatggaaagcatggataaaatatacacatcacaacaggcctaataagaccattcatctctacatatataGGGATGCGTAAGTTATTAAAAATAACCTGACTTACTAAAATAACCTTCCCGAGGTCTCGGGAGTTTGGACTCCTCCAGCTAACATGActtactaaa from Magnolia sinica isolate HGM2019 chromosome 17, MsV1, whole genome shotgun sequence encodes the following:
- the LOC131230592 gene encoding probable LRR receptor-like serine/threonine-protein kinase At3g47570, whose translation is MEFPHSNLCVFWSFTLFHAILLSSINSWSPSVFTLKNETDRLALLAFKYGITEDSLRVLSSWNDSLHFCKWEGVTCSRRHHQRVTILNLTDRSLVGHVSPHIGNLSFLRRIDLSTNKFQGKIPQEIGRLFRLQILNLTDNSLQGEIPSNLSHCPELVAISLDRNQLDGKLPTELGSLSKLIFLSVSKNDMRGSIPPSLGLTLDLRSNNFDGQIPNQLGQLAGIITFRIAANQLSGMIPPSIYNLSSIQEFNVASNQLHGSIPPNLGLLFPHLRGILVGSNQFTGKLPISLSNASSLKLTDFSSNSFSVPVPMNVGSLLSLKRFNIESNQIGSRKGDDLRFLTSLTNCTNLKIIGASSNNLSGELPGSIANLSTQLTILSLGENKIFGIIPKGIGNLINLYALGLDENSFKGSLPDAIGKLNQLQALSFRRNKFSGQIPHSIGNITRLSILQLDGNDFHGSIPSSFRNWAFMEELVISENKLNGTIFKQVGAAFINMSHNSFTGSLLLEVDNLENISEMDISENKLSGEIPDTLGKCQSMEVLYMNGNLFQGTIPESLKNLKGIKGLDLSRNNLSGQIPMYFEEFHFLQFLDLSFNNFEGEVPKGGIFRNASVISVDGNSKLCGGIPELQLPGCPKQASKKRGKPLASRVKVTVITVVLSLFLLSCIIAALYWRRNSPKKASSPSSTQNQWLQVSYADLLHATDGFSSANLIGVGGFGSVYKGILECFETLVAVKVFNLLQQGAFKSFAAECEALRNIRHRNLVKILTVCSSIDFNGNDFKALVFDYMPNGSLEKWLHPNVDEQPRSLNLTQRLNIAIDVASALDYLHHHSRIPIVHRDLKPSNVLLDDDMVAHVGDFGLTRFLSEAAEGFSQNQTTTSGIKGSIGYIPPEYGMGGKASTHGDVYSYGILLLEMITGKRPTDDMFKDNQSLHHFAKSAFLEQVMEIIDPRLLVADAEAIQDNENHNNLRNRTHDCLVSLVSVGVSCSAESPNERMKMRDVVMEMHAIRDLYLEVGIHRQRQNRPLLLGEGSSYLSNY